The genome window GGTCCATAGTCCAGCAGACGCTCAACATTGTCAACGACAATGCAGCTGAGCACGGAGCGATAGGCATCATCGAAGATCTTACGGATATGCAGACACTTGGCCGATTCGGTGTAGCCAACCATGTCCTCGGGCGAACAGACCTTGACGAACGGAAAGTCCGACATTTTGGCCAATTTGGCGGCCAATGCTGTCTTGCCCGAATTGGGTGCACCGGCAATCAATAGAGAGACTAGGCCACTGGATTCCGCTGCCTTGGCCTGTTGCACATAGAGCATGCCATCCTCAAGGACATTGGCAACCGGTAAGCCCCAATTGATAACGCCACGTGCCAGCATATTATCAAGTTGCTCCTGAGCGGTGCCAAATGCCGGCTTAATATCATTCTCCAGCGAATGCAGGAAATCATCGCGATTCACCTTGAGCTTCTCCATGGCCTCCGGGTCGACGGTGACCTTGGCATCGGCCTTGATCAAACGATTCATGGCACTCGATTGGGCGGCACGGATCAAACCCTCCAGCTCAGCACCACTAAAGTTCTTGGTTAACGCCGCAATCTCATTGCAATCCACATCGTCGTTCATCTTATTGAATTCTCGCATACGTTTCGTATGTATATTTAGAATTTGAACACGTCCCTGCTCATTGGGCAGACTGATCTCCATTTGGACCTCGAGACGACCGGGACGCAGCAAGGCATCATCAATCATATCCCTACGATTGGTCATGCCAATCACCAGGATGTTGTTCAACTGATCAACGCCATCGATTTTAGTGAGCAACTGATTCACCACGGTGTCATGGACGCCACTGTTGCCGGCAACGGAGCCACGTTGCTTGCAGATCGCATCGATCTCATCAAAGATTATGATATGCAGTCCACTACTTGGTCCCAGAcgcttctcctcctcctcggcGTCGGCGAACAGACGTCGCACATTTGCCTCCGATTCACCCACATATTTGTCCAGAATCTGCGGTCCATTCACAATCTTTGGCTCACGGGCATTCAACATGGTGCCAATTTGGCGGGCCATCAATGTTTTGCCCGTGCCGGGAGGACCAAAAAGTAGGATTCCCTTCACATGCTTAATACCCAGCTGCTCGACAAGCTCCGGCGGAAAAACGCGCGATGCGAACGCACGACGAAAGATCGCATTGAACTCTTTGTCCAGACCACCGATGCCCATTTTGCCAAAGTCCCAATCCGGATTAATGATGGACTGACGCACCACCTTGCCCTTCGATTTGCCCTGCAGATTCAGCGAACTATTCTCGGCCTTTTCAAACTGCACCATCGTGTTGCCCAGGATGCGACCGAATCGTACATTCTTCATCGTTGGCTCCTTGCCCTCGCCAAGGCTCCTCGCATCCATGGCCTCCAGCGTCTTGACCGCCAGTCCCAGCAGCTTCTTGTCCTTGAAATTGAAGACGAGCGATTGGCCGACCGTTAAAGCCATGCCAGCAAATTGCATTATAAACTCCTTGGCCATCTGATCCGAGTCGTAAGGCTCCTGCGACACCCTGCAAATGTTTTGTAGAAGCGTTAAAGTGTCTCCAATCATTTCTACCAAGcttagtttatttttgcatatgtCTAGCTCTCACGTTTCTAGTAGATGCGTTAAAGTTGAAAAAGTCAGAGTCTCCAAGCGATTAAACTAAACtgttcatgtttttttttatacgtcTAGCTCTCTTGTTTCTTGTAAATACGTTAAAATTGGTAATGACAACGTCTCTTAAGGATAAGACTAAGTTTAGTATGTTATTTCATACGTCTAGCTCCCTTATGTCTTGGTCAAAGACCATAATGATTATAATCTTCaaagtaaaaattacaatatacaATTGTTGTAGATTCTTATCATACAATTTAAGAtgatctatttttatttaattaaaaaagttatgaaatattatcttcatttttattgaaaaatcaaaaaataaaacttttaatgatCCTATCAGTATCCTTAAACTGTTTCTCTATTGCTTTCAcataatttcttaaaagtttcataaataatattgtctTATAACCTGAAATAACTGGAGGTTTTCCCAATTCTAACCTTACTATTTAGCAATGGAATAAAAGACGATGTATAAACGTACTTTGAGTTATGGAAGACTTCGCTTAAGTGTCATTCAACAGCTTTACTTGATATTGCATAGGAAAGCCAAAGTTATGCTCCATTTACAAggattaattcaatttaaccTAATTTAAAACTTACCTAATCCTAaccttaatttaaaattcaagctcacacacatacagaagTACAGAAACACACACTTACATCTTCTTTTGCAAAAAGTCAGTCTCAAATGAGACACACGTTATGACATCGGAGTTGGCGTCAAATCGATAAGGTCGCACCTCGAGTTCCTGGTTAATCGAGAGCATTGCCCATTTGCGTTGCACCAAAGAGAAGCCCACATAACCGCGGGGCACCTCGTTCGTTTTCTCcagtgcaaaaataaaatgctgacCCGCAGCAGGAGAAATATCAGCAtacctataaaaaaaaacaagagacaTAAAGTTTTACTAGAAATTTTAAGAGAAACAGATTATGATTAGATCTTGAATAGATTtaactaaacaaatttaatttaatttgaatctgTGTAAGGAATATCCCTGCTATGCTTACTTCACATCATCGGGGAAATCACCGATATTGACAATGGCGCGATTCGTGACTGATAATTCGTCCGTCGGACATTTGGTGGCCTTCAAGCGCTGCAATAATAACGATACACAACGTTAACCGTTACTTTctctgtatttaaatatgcgaaaaaaaaactcacatAAGACATGTTTGCTTCTTTCTCTTCTTACTGCTGCGTTGTAAAGGAATTTCCTAGTGGAGAGAGGGGGACGGGGGGGACTTGTGTTTACAGCCTCCACTGATTATCGATTTAAAGCGTAATTAATTGCAAGCactttttatattgttgtgttttttgtctgcttattgtttttctttcagtttttttgATTGCactttattcaataaatatggTTAGCATTATTTCTGATTGACTTTTGATTATGCTGCATTTGAACTGCACATTTGTTGTAGCACTACAAAGTTTCACAagtgaataaaaatttcattgatttcTTTTTGGTCGCGCAGCTTAAGAAGTGCGCGCgcaagtgctgccaacttgcgTAAAATAGTTACCCACAGTTGGCAGGCCAATGCGCTGTGTGTAACAGCTGTTCAGCTGCTCAACTGCTTGCTGCTGTCGATAATACAAAAGCTTATCGAATCTTAAAATGCGCGAGCGCGCTAATCTAATGTGAATTAAACTTTAGTTCATTTTGCATTAGcttagcaataaataaataatttaatgaacattCTTAATTCcaaataagataaaataaaggtgaTATTTATGCGATTGTGCGATTGAGTTTGGGTTGCCCTGGAGGGAAATGataatttggttttgtttaatttgaacccaatattttactaaattccaaattcaaaattcaaaattctagcatcaaaattcaataaattttatataaaatcagTTTGAACTCTTTTCCGGGAACCTAGGCTGCCACACCGTGTTCTGTCaaccaaggctgccacaccGTTTGGTTAACTTACGCTGGCTTCGATTCGGACGCTTTGCAGCTAGAAATTTTGTCCTCCAaagagttggcagcactgctttCAATTCAACCTCTGCGAACGTGTGTGCGCGGCTTTTAATGTCAAGTTGTCTGTCGTTGTGAGCGAACGAACGAACGGAGAGCGCGCGAGCGGTCAAATTTCTGTTGTtgacgtaaaaaaaaaagttgagagCGAATTGCTATTGTTTtctttacgtttttttttgtttgttgtcaaGTGATAAGcgataatattattatcaatgTGACTTAGtgttatgcaaaaaaaaaaagaaaaatattaattcgaAGTAGAAAAAAGCACCTTGCGTAATATTTgtgttagtttttgtttttgtatttgaaaaagttttgcgCGCTTTTTCAATTTGCCGGTGAAAAGGTCAAGTGAAGCAAAATATATGATAATaccgaaaaaacaaaaacaacaagtgcaacattaacagcaacacaacaacaacaagcagaatAGTGATACTTGGAAAGCAgccaagagcagcagcagaacgCACCTAAAGAGAACGTCGACTACCTGTTGAGCGTAgcgccgctgtcgctgtcgctgctgacgTCGCCGTTgcagtcgctgccgctgccgctaaTCCCCTGCTGCGACGCATTGCTGAAGGTTAAGCGACTTTGCAACCTGCAGTGATTGggaattattgttgttgttgttgtttgtcattTGTGCCGGTTGCACGTGTAATACATAAAGGAAAAGgaatacaacaaatatatagaaaataactttaagataataaaagtgcaacaacaacaaaaatgatgTTGCACCTAAATAAAAGCATTACATCGGATAGAAAAGAATCCATAGATCGAGAACTATGGTGTTATCCAACGCCGCGAGTGCGTTTACCCTCTCCCATTCCCTTGTCCACCTTCAGCTCCCAAAAACACACTCGACACGCCCGCAAAAATCATAGCCACCGCCCCCTTACGCCCCTTCTCATTGCGGGGGGCGTATTGTGTATGATTGCGCCCATAATATGCTTCAATCTGGAACAGCGACAGCCCCTCATCAAGTACGGACATCCAAATTCATATTTCGGCTATTCACTGGCCACGCACACCATCGGAGAATACAATTGGCCCAATAACACAAAATGGTAAGAGAGCTCAAGACGCTTAACCACTTCATTTAAACCGGTTACACATAATCAACACATTCTGTTTGAAAATGAGTATTAACAATTTGTCTGAACaccttataaattataaaagattCCTCTATTTAAACAATATGAGCTCAACTTTATACTTTCCTGTCATTATACTCTTGAAAAAGGTTATTCAATTTCACTGACAAAAAACACTGAAAGTTTTCACATTGGTGaacataaaaatagttaactattttggtataaaatataaattttgatgcaataTATATACCCCTTTATTTGGAAAAAAGTCAGATTTTaaggaaatacaaaaaaatctcaattttacaATCGATACAATTTCTCTTTTATCTTTAAGAGTCTATAGTTATCGGCACATTTTCAATGAAAGatcatcaaaataaaaaattttgttataagcTAAGATTTTTCTTCAAAGAAAAAAGAttcggaaaaaaatatatttttctatcaaTAAAAACATAGGAATAACATCCTTGACCCATTATACACAGAGCGAAAAACTCGAGCATTTCATTTCCACATATCCAACTTGATTTCCGACTAAAATTGAcacaattttaagtatttttttaaacttaaaagtaAGTTTAAAATGTGCTTAAAGTAAGTCATTCATACTTGATTAATGCACAATTCAATCACTaatcgatttatttataaatacaactgTTTATAGGGTATTCATGTATTTATAAGTTGATTGTGTTTTGTCTTAATTGACTGAcattgattattattaatactacaacttttgcaaaattcaacaaattgattttgtggccaaaaaaacaacagctacaactcgacaacaacagcaacaactatgtttttttttatcatgttgcaattgttgttattgttaatgtgCGAAACTTGTTTGGAATTTAGttgctgtcattgttgttgttgttgctgctgttagaCACTTCGATTaccatataataaaaaatgaatattgattatttataaagatgatgttatatacaaacacacacacacacacacacatactttcatcttttgaactagtagCATGTGGATTCCATTAGCGTTATATGAACAACTTGAGAGATTTCTCTGCAGAtgtattcaattcaattagttaGGCGATCTTAACTAAATACTTTTACTTAAGAGCATACAactaaatgaatatatttgcaaaattgaaatattttaaatatgttctGGGAGTAGTTATTTCAAAATGATAAGAAGTATAGAAATCTTCAATCATACAATCTAACAAAAATCAGATGAAACTGATTTTGTCTAcactacaaattttataaatattgtgaaTCCCAGCAGATCACTGatctaataaataaactgttaTAAATGGGATGGCTTTAATCTGATGCTAAAAACTTGCTAATAACGGATTCTCCGAAAGATTCTGTTGATGGATTCGACAAAGCTTTTCAAAAAcgaatcatttatttaattagcaaGACAGTTTCCGCAAACTCTTCATTATCATATGAATAGTTTTGGCACTCAGTCTTTTCGTTAGACGAGTATCACGAATTTCACATGAAATCTTTCAAAACATATCGCAAATAATATTTGGCTAACATCGAACCCTTAAGTTATAATCTttatggtgtgtgtgtgtgtttgtgtgtgtgtgtactttgtGGCTGAGTTTAAAGATAagacatttgtatttatatttacacattCCGATATCCCAACAATATATTTCCTTGTATAGCGCTTATTatccatatttatttatttttgcagtttcgaatattaatttttatttaaaaaacttatcatgtctctgtctctctctccttctctccaCTCTCATTCGGCGTGTGGGTTTTTCGCGAGTGGAAATTTGTTTAACGGACTTGAGATAATGTCGAGGGCCACAGGAAGGAAAGACTCGACGAGAAACGAACTcatgctaaataaataaatacttgtgtgtgttctttttttaatctgttCCGATTGCTGCGGTTCTGAGGAACTTGCATATTCCTTTTCTTTCCTTACACTGTtgaatttacatataaatttggCACAGTCAGCGATCcatctaaatataaatatctatgTAAGTTGATAGGTATGAGCTTTAACTGACTAATCAATTACTAATTTGCATATGCATTTGCCTTCATTTAAAACCTATAACAATTCGAGTgtaatgattatgattatgataatGATCTTTGTGGCGTGGCtgacaaaaataacaaagacAGGAGAAGAGTCCACTGTCCACTGTCCACTGTCTTGGGGGCTaggccaacaacaatttgcagaCGTCTGCACTAAAAATGGCTacaccaacaataacaataacagcaataatatCGCCAACTTACCAGTAAGTAACTGTCACAGACGTCTATATTCCCCTCCTGGGTTCCCTCTGTTGCCGCCAAGTTACCGCAAGTCTTCATGCCAAAGTCGGCAGACAAGTCGGAGCCAACCGCAATGCCAATAAAATGACAAACATCAAACATGAATCCATCAATAACAAATGACGAACCTGAAATACACTTACCATATTGCATTCTGCTTGAATAAATCTTTttataaccaaaaaaaactctatatattattaatttttaatatttgttatgttttttatattatgcgcttttgttttggttgATTTCTCTATATTCGCACTAATCTAAGGACACTAagaacacaaaacacaaaagaaaaaccaaaaatagcAACATTAAAAACTCATTTATTAATGGTGTTTCTTTTAATATGAAAGCTTTTGACCTTCCCCTAAAATACCTATTCTGCGGTTGTAgctattgttaattatttcattgttcaattacataaaaaaattttatttctcatcaaataaaaaacattctaAGCTCATAcgaactttattttaaaatgtattaatctatttataaattaacctttgactttatataaataaaatctataataattttttttttctactcatcacatttataattttttgtaaaatttgtttatagtttttttattcattctctTAAGAAAGTATTCCATACTGAAAgttctataatttttatctgcctcttttctttgtttttctcaATTCCTTTTGGAGTTGTCTTCGTAAACGTTTTGTTGCCCTTAATCTCTTTGAAGACTTCATAAAACTTCAAATTTAGAATTCTTCTTACTTCTCCATATAATATGATCTCTTATtactttttgtaattttggcAAACAAACTGATATGCCCGGCATTGCCATGTTTATAGGGTagcaaaatagaaaatcaatGCATAAGTATGAGAATGTAGGGCGACGGGGTGGATAAAATAAGGAGAGGGGGTCGCAGGAAGAGCTAGTCAAGTTAAATCAAGCCATTGCAAAGTTGGCCAAGACGTCTTATGGCTTATGGAGCCATAAAAGATGTATTACAAGAGCAATGTGTCCACGTATTTCTCcgtgtggttgttgctgttgttgttgtagtgattgttgtggttgtagttgttgctgttattggcattgttgttgtcgccgtttagtctgtgtgtctgtctgtctgtctgtggaAGTTCGTTTCTGTGGAAGTAACTTGTCCACTTTTGGAAGGCAGTGGGTCAAAGCAATTAGGTTGCTTctactgcttcttcttcttcttctttttgccaTCACATGACAACTCCTTGCAGATCCAGATTTGTATGTTTTCATATGGGAGAGCAGGCTTGCAACTcgggaattttattttaattagtttttcttattaaatattttatttcaaaaacatgTCGCAAGAGTTTTCAAATAGATTTTATTCTTGTGACATTTAAGACAGCTTTTGAGCTGCTTTAAAAACTCTCAAAGCGAGATAGAGCTAATctatttgcaatttgattaatgGTAAGATCCAGTTAAcggaaaataaactttaagttCGGAAAAGAGCTTGTCACGTTTTGTTTTGAAAGCGTTCTTTAATATGCTTAAAGCTTTTGTCATTTGGAAAAGCTTTAAAGCTGCTTTTAACGTTTTACAAGCAAGTAGAATTCTATTAGCTGGATGCTATGATCGACATCGAGCTTTTGTTGTCAAAGTTCATTGAAAGCTCTatgaaattgttttgcaaaataaattgaaagatTTTCACATGGCACACTTTTAACGGGGCTTACTATAGTTGTGATTCCACTGACCAATTTACTTATTTGTCCTTCTGACCGTGGCTCGACATGTGTTTCCACTGGCTGCTGGTCGTGCATTTCTGATTAGCCTCTCTGGCTCTGGTACTGAATCTCAGTTTCAGATTGCATTTGTCATGCAGCGCACACACggcacggcaacaacaataactacaacaattgcaacaacaataacaacaataactgaaGCTTAACAGTCATAAAGCCGCAATGCGACAGCTTTTGGCCATGATCAAGGCTAAGctcgtaaaaaaataaacataacccaaaacataaacacaacaaaaaagtaatGTTAGCTTTGCCATAGCAAACATTTGATACCCTTCTAGATCagtaaagattttttaaaaagttttaataatacataagcaataataattcgtttttctttaaagaaaaattagtttatatGTAATTTAGCTTAAATATCTTGAAAAGTTATAAGATGTAGTATTCCGATTtgcacaaaatttttaaagatatatacCAAATACCTAAtctattaatttgattatgcTATCTCGAAAAAAACGAATAGTTTTTCAAAGTATATGTTGATTTTGTACCAACCGTTTCTATGAGAgctttttgataaagtgttccggattttaccaaatttgtttataatgttAATAATGTGATTTAGTACCCTTCTTGTCTTATCTAAAAAACCATAAAGATTCCAAACAAAAGGTCGATTTTACACTGATAATTCCTATGattgctatatgatatagtagtgtgatttttatcaaatttatttgacgaTGTTTTAAACACTATCAAGCAATAAAAACTGTTAACTTGATTAAGAAACcttaaaaaactataaatttttgcattgttgcaatttttatgtCTAAGTTTCAACCGCTCGTTGCTTTGTCagcaatatgatatagtcattcAATTCCATTGATTTCCACATGACTATAACCACTCAGCTTAACATTTcggtttaaaaaataatataattaaatttaatgcgtTACACATGTCGTGAGAAAAGTATAATACCCACcgcaagggtataaaaatgagaCTCACAAATTGCTGGCGGCTTTCAAG of Drosophila innubila isolate TH190305 chromosome X, UK_Dinn_1.0, whole genome shotgun sequence contains these proteins:
- the LOC117793325 gene encoding vesicle-fusing ATPase 1: MSYRLKATKCPTDELSVTNRAIVNIGDFPDDVKYADISPAAGQHFIFALEKTNEVPRGYVGFSLVQRKWAMLSINQELEVRPYRFDANSDVITCVSFETDFLQKKMVSQEPYDSDQMAKEFIMQFAGMALTVGQSLVFNFKDKKLLGLAVKTLEAMDARSLGEGKEPTMKNVRFGRILGNTMVQFEKAENSSLNLQGKSKGKVVRQSIINPDWDFGKMGIGGLDKEFNAIFRRAFASRVFPPELVEQLGIKHVKGILLFGPPGTGKTLMARQIGTMLNAREPKIVNGPQILDKYVGESEANVRRLFADAEEEEKRLGPSSGLHIIIFDEIDAICKQRGSVAGNSGVHDTVVNQLLTKIDGVDQLNNILVIGMTNRRDMIDDALLRPGRLEVQMEISLPNEQGRVQILNIHTKRMREFNKMNDDVDCNEIAALTKNFSGAELEGLIRAAQSSAMNRLIKADAKVTVDPEAMEKLKVNRDDFLHSLENDIKPAFGTAQEQLDNMLARGVINWGLPVANVLEDGMLYVQQAKAAESSGLVSLLIAGAPNSGKTALAAKLAKMSDFPFVKVCSPEDMVGYTESAKCLHIRKIFDDAYRSVLSCIVVDNVERLLDYGPIGPRYSNLTLQALLVLLKKQPPKGRKLLILCTSSRREVLEEMEMLSAFTSVLHVPNLSSPDHIVAVLEQTDIFSKGEIQAIGKKMSGKRVFIGVKKLLDLIDMARQTEPSNRAIKFLSKMEEEGGLDMVAR